The Verrucomicrobiia bacterium DNA window GTTCCCAAGCCGAAAAAAGAGGGGGAGGAATCGCCCGCCCGCAAGTTTTTTGAGTTCAGTTTCAAGCGGGCGGCCGCGGCCGTTGCCGCGGTTTTGATCCTCGGTTCCATCGGGATCTTCGTGGCCTTGAAGATTGCCTCCCGTCCGGAAAACGACCAAAAATTCCGGGTGGTTCTTCCACCTGCGACTTTGATTCTGGAAAACTTTCCGGAAGGGGGAATTTTAAAAGTGGATGGCAAAAAAACGGATTATTCGCCGGAAGGAATTTCGTTGGCCGAGGGGAAATATCAGCTTGCCATCGAAAAAGAGGGGCAGGTCGTCTGGAAGGAAGGGGTGCAAATCGCTTCCGGGAAGAATCAGAAATTGGATGTTTCGGCCACCGGCGGGGCGCAGGCCGCCCCCTTGGCGGACCAGCCGGGAAGTTTTGCCTTGAACACGGAGCCGTCGGCGGCGCAGGTTTTTCTGGACGGCCAGCCGGTGGCCGTGGACAAGGCAGTCTCCGTTCCGCCCGGCCGGCATGAACTTCGCCTTTCCGCCAAGGAATACCGGGATACCACCATCCTGTTTGAACTGGCTCCCGGGGAGAGCAAAAACTTCGGAAATGTGCGGCTGCCGGGGTTGGCCCAATGGATTACCTTAAAAGGGGTGCCAAAGGGGGCGCGGATTTTGTTGAACGATGTGCAGGTGGCAAACAGCGGCCAAAAGCTGGAGGTAGTTTCCGGCACCCACACGGTTTCCGTGCAGGTTCCCAACCGGACCGGATTCGTCCAGACCGTGCAGGTTCCCGCCGGCAAGCCGGTCACGGTCACTTATACGCTGCCAAAAGGGGAATTAAGCCTGCGCGCCGTGCCCAAGGCCTCGTTTTTCATCGACGGCCGCCCGGCCGGAAGGGAAGGGCCGGCCTTCGACACCACTTTGGAATCCGGTTCCTACAAAATCAGCTTAAAGCACCCCGGTTTCGGCAAAGAACCGCTGGCCTTCGACACCACGGTTTTCATCGGGGACGGCAGTTCGGCCACCGTGCGGCACATTTTCCGGCCGAAAAAGTAAAATTAGTACTCGGCCCGCTTCAACTCGGCCAAGCCCATGCCAATCGAGAGGTCGATGGTGAGCCGGTTTTTGGCCCGGGTGTAGTTGGAACTCTCCCAAACGCCGTCGGAAACCTCGTCCAAATCAGGATCGAAATCGACCGAGGAAAAAGCCCCGTCCTTGTGCACCCGCACCCCCAGCTCCGGCGGGAAGCGGATTTCAATCGAGCCCAGCCCCACGGATATTTCGGCGTACCGGTCCCCTTCAAAGTCGCCGGAAAAATCGAGGGTGAAATCCCCCACCCCGCCGTCGAAATCGAGCCGTTGAAAACGGGCGTTTCCCAATCCAAAAATGACCAGCTCGGAGGCGCCCGCGTTGATTTCCAGCCTTTTCATTTCAACCGGATTGGGGGTGTTGAAAGCCACCTTGCAATCCCCGGCCCCCAAATCGAGGCTCAACTCTTCAACGGGAAGGTCGGAAAAGTCCAATGTCGCTTCGCAGGCGCCGATGTTGATTTCAAAGACGTGGGTCACTTCCGTGGAAAACCGGACATCCCATTCGTTGCGGGCGTCCCGGTCGGAAAAGAGTTTTTTAATCGAGTGGGTTTCCAAATCGAGCCGCCCGACCGTGCGGCTTGCTGAGTAGCGGACTTCCGGTTCAATCCTTCCTGGACGGAAGGTGAAGCGGCCTTCGAAAAGGCTGGCGGAACTGCGGGTTGATTTCAGCTCCAG harbors:
- a CDS encoding serine/threonine-protein kinase, whose protein sequence is MAELLVGHIVGKYRIEEKLGEGGMGAVYKATDLTLDRPVALKVLLAEITEDQKLRDRLRQEARALARFNHPNIAILYEFDEVNNFLAMEFIQGRTVDQMLAAEGALKTEKIVEIMKQVLPALSMAHQAGIIHRDIKPSNIMVTNQGLVKIMDFGIAKVSGSGAQTLATTSRIVGSYLYISPEQIEHKPVDARTDIYSLGATLYEMATNHVPFETENHFLLMKAHIEEPPPPPSDKNPEVSSSLELIILRALEKNPDDRFQSAEEMLIALQAMPREKVKKRKVPKPKKEGEESPARKFFEFSFKRAAAAVAAVLILGSIGIFVALKIASRPENDQKFRVVLPPATLILENFPEGGILKVDGKKTDYSPEGISLAEGKYQLAIEKEGQVVWKEGVQIASGKNQKLDVSATGGAQAAPLADQPGSFALNTEPSAAQVFLDGQPVAVDKAVSVPPGRHELRLSAKEYRDTTILFELAPGESKNFGNVRLPGLAQWITLKGVPKGARILLNDVQVANSGQKLEVVSGTHTVSVQVPNRTGFVQTVQVPAGKPVTVTYTLPKGELSLRAVPKASFFIDGRPAGREGPAFDTTLESGSYKISLKHPGFGKEPLAFDTTVFIGDGSSATVRHIFRPKK
- a CDS encoding toast rack family protein, with protein sequence MKISRALSVSGLLTLALLAQNARAGRTVTEEKTIPLKNEKTLETTLDFGAGELELKSTRSSASLFEGRFTFRPGRIEPEVRYSASRTVGRLDLETHSIKKLFSDRDARNEWDVRFSTEVTHVFEINIGACEATLDFSDLPVEELSLDLGAGDCKVAFNTPNPVEMKRLEINAGASELVIFGLGNARFQRLDFDGGVGDFTLDFSGDFEGDRYAEISVGLGSIEIRFPPELGVRVHKDGAFSSVDFDPDLDEVSDGVWESSNYTRAKNRLTIDLSIGMGLAELKRAEY